DNA from Spartobacteria bacterium:
TCCTTGTTTTATTTCTGGGGATTACAACAGATCAGTTTTTAGATCCCGGTAATCTTCTGGAGTTGTTCACCAGTTATTCATTCCTCGGAACCATGTCCGCAGGGATGCTGATCGTTCTCATATCCGGTGGAATTGATCTGTCGTTTACCGCAACGGCTACGATCAGCCAGTATGTTATGTCGACGATCATCATCGGGTACGGTGGCAACGTGTTTATCGCCTACCTCATTGGGGCAGGGGTCGGTGTGTCACTTGGACTGATTAACGGGTTTCTGATTCATTTCATCAAAAAGCACCCGCTGATTATCACCATTGCCACGCTAAATGTCTTCAACGGACTGCTGATGTATTTCACAAAGGGAAAGTGGATCTATAACTTCCCGATGTGGTTTTCCGACCCACATGATATCGTCGTCTTTGAAAGTGCAGAGGGGAATATTTATCCAATTACTCTGCCCTTATTTTTGTTTTTCATCATCTTCGTCATTACGGCGCTTGTCCTGCAATACACAAAGATAGGGAGAAAGATATATGCCTTGGGCGGCAACAAGGAAGCCGCCAGGAGAATGGGGTTCAACATCTTCGGGTTGACATTGTTTGTATACGG
Protein-coding regions in this window:
- a CDS encoding ABC transporter permease — translated: MSNLFKKNEFYLVVVIAVLVLFLGITTDQFLDPGNLLELFTSYSFLGTMSAGMLIVLISGGIDLSFTATATISQYVMSTIIIGYGGNVFIAYLIGAGVGVSLGLINGFLIHFIKKHPLIITIATLNVFNGLLMYFTKGKWIYNFPMWFSDPHDIVVFESAEGNIYPITLPLFLFFIIFVITALVLQYTKIGRKIYALGGNKEAARRMGFNIFGLTLFVYGFMGFIAGIGSVSHALIVQTVAPNAIVGKELDVIAAVVLGGASLDGGSGSVFGTFLGVALVAIISNAVILLGIPSYWYQILLGTIIVISVSMTAMNHKRNMKKEAEIDVA